The sequence below is a genomic window from Humulus lupulus chromosome 3, drHumLupu1.1, whole genome shotgun sequence.
TTtcttattataaaaaatatgttctatatatttttttactatgtgttttgtctcattatctgtttggattctgtattttgacaaattactttttggaccttatgctttgtaaaattgttaaaatagaaccctacaCCTGATTTTAGTTAATGTTTTATCAACTAatatcacaaataatttaccaaactaacaattcagaacaaaaataaagtcattctgcttaaaaactgtgttgttatattcaattttttcttcatcaaaactgttacaaaacatagggtccaaaaaataatttgtcaaaacacatggtctaaacaggtaatgagacaaaacacatggtctaaaaaagtataaacccttacaAATAACGAGttttctatattttattttataaatattgttATTGAGGATGTATATTTCCCCCCAACGAGGAATGAAGATAATTTTTTGTCTCTAAATGTTAAATGGGGCGAAGCCAGAAATTGCAGTTTCCACCCGTTGAGccaatttaaattttgatttacttttttaatatattttttatgtattttatatttttcttctttatatGTATGTATTATAttagtaacttttttaaaaatttaaattttattttagataatatttagtattttaaattataataatgtataattttaattttttttatcattcactatttttatttttaaaattgaatttttttaaaaataaataattacatgTGAGAATTTTCAACCCCGCCCCTAATTAAAATGTCACAAAAAATAATGTGACATTTTCTAATTggttaaatttaatattaaatccTATTTATCATGAAAATATTTGGAAATTGAATAAATTAAACACTCACATTCGAgacttcttcttctctttgtacctCATCTTGGCATTTTCCCTAGCTTCAAAATCAAAATCAGGATAATTCATGGAAGACTCTCCTCTAATGTAAGGGGAAAGGCCACTGTCCAATGAATCACCACGGCTACCGCTGCCGCCGCTGCCACCACCGCCACCGCCGCCACTATCGGCACTGAACCTCGAAACAGAAAGAGACATGCTTGAATAAGATGGTCGATTTGGGCATGGCATATAATAGTTCATGCTAGGCTGATTAGCAGAGCTGTCTTCATCATGAGCTTTGTTATGACTTGCCATGTCTCTTTCCAAGTCCAAAACTAAGAAATCCACTGAAGCCTCCTGTATGGTTTACATTCACATTAGTAACACAGAAAAGAACATGAACAATTCttctattgatataattattacccaaaaaaaaaaaaaaaatcgaaggAAAAGAAATGTGTCGATTAATTGAGGTAGTAAATTGATAGTTACAAAAGATGGAATCTGAGTAAGTAATTCAGTTTCAACCACACAAAAAAAAGTGCCAAAATTACACTAATTTTCAGTCCAATGTGGTTTGCTCTACTAATTGGGTCTGTCACACTAATAGTgttttaattgaatatatatatatatataaatatattttatgcaTAATTAGAGCACTCACTATagctttaaaataaaaaagaagtgGATGTTCTATTTTATACATATATCTTAATATTATctcttttctctctattttttcttattgttttatatttgaaataaaaaaaaatattaagaaaaaaatagaaacattattGTATGGTATTAAAAACTACatgcaaaataataataaaaagatttTGATGATGCAATTTGTAGAAtgaataatgatatgtgcacttaTAATTTACACTCAAATATTACACACAATGATGTGATAGTACTTTTTAAAGTAGTGGATCTCAGTTTTAGTAAATGTTATTGACTAAGTTAGTAATGTTTatgtgcatattttgggtgtaGATATGAATACTCTTTGTAGAATATAGTAAAAAAGTCATGTGCTCTTATGATATGATCCACAACATTGGGCCTTGACTCCTTGCATAGTATTGGGCCAAACACAACAGTTCATTGTGGTGCCAAATCTAATACCAGTTGAATCATGGACATTTGAACATTCTTAAGAAGGGTTCTTCTTCCTATTAGTATTGTGTGACCAACAAAtttaaaagaacaaaaaaaaaaagagatgatgAAGTTATGATACAAACCTCCATTATTCTTGAGTGGGAATCATCAAATTTATCAAGAAACAAACCCTTGTCTATAGAAGAGTATGATTCATCTTTTTCGTTAAGCAATGCTCTGCTAGGATCTTGATCAAAAAGTTCTTCAAAGTTTCGGAATGTCAAATCCACATCAGGAATATTGAAATCATCTTCCCAAACAAGTTCTTCACATACTCCAAGGTCTTGCATATTTTGGGACCATAACTTCAAAGGAGAAGCAAATGAGTAATAATCAATGGCACTAAAATAAGACAGTAATCAAGAGAAGTACAATAGCTCATAGTTTATCTAAGAGGCACAAAGCTTGTATCAATGGTATTGACCGAACCTGATTACTCTGAACTGGACTTCTGCATTGCCACAAGGGTTCTCCATGCAAAGGAAGCCCAACATTTGAGGATAAAGGAGAATGATCAGGTTGAGAAAATGGACACGGGAAAGGGTCACATTTCAGCTCTGTAAAtggactactactactatcttgaGAATTCAGTGAAGGGTTCGAAAGGTTTTCATTTTGTTTCTTTGCATACTGACGGATTGAAGAAGCTACATTGCTTTGTGCTTGGCCTTGAGGTGAAgggttacctccttgagtgagcTGAAGCTTTTTCAAGTCCATAATCTGATGCATAATAAAACTAATGCTTCTCTGATTctgataaacaaaaaaaaaaaaaagtgttagaTTCACATACCAAGTGAGTTCAATCCAAATTTTGCACACCATAACTCGTTGATTGCTTACTCCAACTTCATGCTTAGCAGTGAGCAAATTCACCACATTGGAGTCACCAGAACCACCAGAGGATGAAGATGGCACAAAAAGCTGATTATCACCACTTAATTTGAAACCCCACAAGGCTGCAAAATCCTTAGCGGAAGGGGACCCCATGAAGCTTCCGATGGCGCGCTTTTGAATCGGAGATGAGGGGTCATGGGGTGCGGCGGCATCGCAGATCCCACAAACAAACATCTGGTGATCTAACCACTGAACCTTAGCTGGTCTGAATCTGCAAGGATCGCATAGTATCGTCCTCGAATGCCGGCTTGAAAGTGCGTTGGCCGAGTGGACTTTCGCGTCGCAGCACAGGCAGAGGTGGGCTGCGTCGGCCTTGCAGTAAATCACTGGCCTCGATTCTGTGCAGAATTCGCATATTTTCTCCATTTCTTCTCTCCAATTCTCAGAAATATTAGTCACTAAGTGAAGTTTTTCAGTTTTGCATTCCAATAAATTTGTAATGCCAACCCCAAACACTTGTTTCTTCCAAACGAACTAAATTAGGATAATCTAACTTCGATTTTGGAAGATCTAGTACAATcaaacaagaaaagaaagaacgaaaaaaaaaaagtcaatgtTTCTGTAAAACCTCCAAAAGTTTCTTCTAGCTAGACTTGATTTTCATTATTAAGAGATTCAATACACTAAAAACAAAAGGGGTTTCACGTGAGGTATATATCCGAGCGCTGAACTCATGGATTAGCTCAAAgccttaaaaaaattaaattctttAACGATTAGAGTCTTAGAGATCACAGTTGAATCATAGTAAAAAGAAACTGAACCTTACCTTTGATGAAAATGAAATTGCGATTAACAAACGATGTACCCCCTTTTGATTGTTTCTCGAGAAAACTGAAGAGAATTCAAGTAACCCATCAGAGAAAATATAAGCAGAATTTTCCCGGGAAAGAGAAAGAATTTTCCATGACTGAATATCTGAGGAGCTTGTCTTTCTTTCTTTATCTTCTTTTTTTGGTTCGATCTGTGGTTCTTTACCCGTTTAGATCTGACGTGTACATTTATGAACGTGAACTTTCCAGCATGGATGAGAACACGTGGCTACTGCAAGTGGGTCCCACCGCGTTATCCATATGCACATCTCTAAAGTGATGATGTGTCGAAGGAATCAAGATACAATGTAAGATTATTATCCCCGATGATATATCTAACCAATATAATACTGAcacttcatttaatttaattttgacaTCTCATATTACTAGAGGTGTACACCGGTCGGGTTTTCGAGGTTCAGTGCATTAGGTTTGAGTTTTGTGGATTTCGGGTGGAGGAAAGTGGTACTGAATCCAGTTCGAAATTTTCGAGTCTTGAGGTGATTTCGGGATTCAGGTTGAGTTTGGACGAGTTCGAGTGGGATTGGTTCAAAAATGGACTTTGAGCCGAAAATAAGccttaataaaaaaatttcaaaaatataattttttttacactttttgatttttttttacttttcacatgtttttattttaactttgttgttaatttggtaatgttgattttttacaaattgggtcttggtaattttttttttaattatgttcaacCCAAACTCGTGTGTCATTAATTTCAAAATCCGAACCCAACCCAAACCATGTCGAGTTCGGATCGAATTTCACCCGAATTTTACGGATTTTGCAAAAATTCGAGTTGGTGGGGTCGAGTTTGCGagtttttcgggtcaaatgttcaccccttaCATATTACTAGGGGAGATAATAGTTTTtaatgaaaggaaaattaaatgAAGTGTCAGTATTATATTGGTTGGGCACATTATGAGATACAATAATTTGACAAAGAATCTTGATTCGTGGGGAAATTGGGCCACGATGTTAATCCTAAATTTACCGAGCTTCAACCAATGGTACGTCACCATGTATTGCCTTTCATGCCTTACGACGATTGAGTTTCTGGCTGTCGTGGTGGGGTCAATGGAGAATAGTCAACCTAGCGAATCTTGAAGAGCCGGTGATTGTTTGTGTTTTTACAAAAACagataataattttaatttttttttttggaaaagttTTGTTTTCCTCTCAATTTTTATTCCTTCGTCACTaaatttgattcttcttcttttatttcattttttcgTACAAAGATGCACTTTTTTTGTTCTTTTGGTGGAATTATTGTCCAAATTCCGAAAGATTCTAAAGTATGGTACAATATAAATTGGGAAATTTGGAATggtatttcaatttttttatttttaaaaatttttcgaacttaattatctatttttttcaCTTAGACTTTTGgtactaaaaaattaaaaactaaataaaaaataaaactaagattctttgtttttttatatatttaaattttaaaaaacaaaGTCAGGAGAAAACTGTGTCAATAAATCCGTCCACTttcatatattttcttttaaattattaaatcaccaaatgatttttttttttttttggtttgaaaaagAGTTTtgcttttaaaaataataataataatataagatTGTTTAAGACCTTTTCTAATGCTAAGGACAACAATTACCATACAACAACCCaagctaataataataataatatgttttGGACACATGAATATTTTTTCAATCAAAAAACTTTGTTATAAAGTAAAattctaattaatatatataaaggTTTATACTTTTTTTCACTATAGGTTACTTATTTGAActcttaattttaataaaaaaaaatttggatcaTTAATAAAgacaaaattgaatataacaatacaattattaagtaaaataattttatttttattttaaattgttagtttgataaattatttacaattttaactcagaaaactttgaccaaaattaaATTTAGTattctatttaaactattttacaaaacacagaattcaaaaaatcatttgtcaaaacacaaagtgcaaatacataattaaacaaaacacaaaataaaaaaatatataactcccatatataaaaatatatttaatattaagatAATTATTATTGGAGGCATATTTTCAATAGAGTAAGACTTTAAAGAGGTTTTTCTGTTGTTTAAGGAAACAGTGAAAAAGACAAGTCAATGAGCTAAATTAGTACATGCCAGAATACACATTATCACTTGCCATTAATCCAAAACAAGTTCAGTAAAGTAAAGTTGCATTTTATCTTGTCTGACTTTTAGTTTTTAACTACTCTTGTACCTATAGAGAAATTTAATTGAAGCTGTACACTTATGACCATGTATTGAACCctaaaaagaaaaatgaagaagaagaagaagaagaaacaacGAGACAATAGTTGTAACCGAAAAAAGACTAAACACCAAGTGCATTCTGGCCTCCCAAAACCATAGCTTATGTTCTTTCTGCTTGAATCAAAATCCTGAAATATGCAAAGCAGCAGAGATAgtaaattgccaaaaaaaaattgaatgataATAGAAGTAAAGCAAGAATAATGCACTGCAAATCGAAAAATAGGGTAGACGCGGGAAAGTAAGGGAGGGCATAACTTGGTTCCATGCTATTCTTCTTGACTACCGACGATTATTGAAACCAAAATAAGAACTTCAATTCGAAGACTAACGGATGAGTATATGAATCAAACTTACAAGGGATATAGTACTAGGGACCATTATTGGAAAAAAAATTGGTGACAATCATATGATAGAGTAAGAATTATTTTTAAAGGGTGAGCATATATTGCATGTTGTTTAtacattcttcttctcttcaaatgcAGTGATTGCTTCATCACAAGAAAACACATGATGACTAGCTCCAAATTCACATAAGAATATTCAACTGTTTAACCAGAAACAATAGAGTAGAAAGTAAAGGATAAAGTAAACCATTAATCAACCAAATCAAGTAACAGAAGGGGAAAGGGCGAAAGGCcatcattttaaataaaaattccaTCAATGCACAAGATCAAAGGCTCCAGTTCTACT
It includes:
- the LOC133821865 gene encoding zinc finger protein CONSTANS-LIKE 10-like isoform X2, with product MEKICEFCTESRPVIYCKADAAHLCLCCDAKVHSANALSSRHSRTILCDPCRFRPAKVQWLDHQMFVCGICDAAAPHDPSSPIQKRAIGSFMGSPSAKDFAALWGFKLSGDNQLFVPSSSSGGSGDSNVVNLLTAKHEVGNQRSISFIMHQIMDLKKLQLTQGGNPSPQGQAQSNVASSIRQYAKKQNENLSNPSLNSQDSSSSPFTELKCDPFPCPFSQPDHSPLSSNVGLPLHGEPLWQCRSPVQSNQLWSQNMQDLGVCEELVWEDDFNIPDVDLTFRNFEELFDQDPSRALLNEKDESYSSIDKGLFLDKFDDSHSRIMEEASVDFLVLDLERDMASHNKAHDEDSSANQPSMNYYMPCPNRPSYSSMSLSVSRFSADSGGGGGGGSGGSGSRGDSLDSGLSPYIRGESSMNYPDFDFEARENAKMRYKEKKKSRMHDKQIRYPSRKVNADVRNRVKGRFVKRQGYDSNSVDVARSY
- the LOC133821865 gene encoding putative zinc finger protein At1g68190 isoform X1, producing MEKICEFCTESRPVIYCKADAAHLCLCCDAKVHSANALSSRHSRTILCDPCRFRPAKVQWLDHQMFVCGICDAAAPHDPSSPIQKRAIGSFMGSPSAKDFAALWGFKLSGDNQLFVPSSSSGGSGDSNVVNLLTAKHEVGVSNQRVMVCKIWIELTWYVNLTLFFFFVYQNQRSISFIMHQIMDLKKLQLTQGGNPSPQGQAQSNVASSIRQYAKKQNENLSNPSLNSQDSSSSPFTELKCDPFPCPFSQPDHSPLSSNVGLPLHGEPLWQCRSPVQSNQLWSQNMQDLGVCEELVWEDDFNIPDVDLTFRNFEELFDQDPSRALLNEKDESYSSIDKGLFLDKFDDSHSRIMEEASVDFLVLDLERDMASHNKAHDEDSSANQPSMNYYMPCPNRPSYSSMSLSVSRFSADSGGGGGGGSGGSGSRGDSLDSGLSPYIRGESSMNYPDFDFEARENAKMRYKEKKKSRMHDKQIRYPSRKVNADVRNRVKGRFVKRQGYDSNSVDVARSY